A window of Flammeovirga kamogawensis genomic DNA:
TTCATCAGAGTTTTTAGAAGTAGAGCCATATGGTAAATCAGAAGCATCTACATATTATCAAACAGAAGAGCAACTGCAATTAGGTTTGGTAGCAGCTTACGATCTTTTATCATCAGATCAAATGAATGGTTGGAATAGTCCATTCGTTATCAAAAATTTACCTTCTGATGGTTTAAATTGTGGTGGTTCATCAGCAGGTGATCAACCTCAATTACAAGAGATTGATGATTTTAGATGGCATGCTGAGAATTTAGCTGTAAGATCAGTTTATCAAACAAATTACTTTGGTATTTACAGAACAAATCAAATTATTACTAATGTTACAGATGCACAGAGTGATTTGATGAAGAGAATGGTAGGTGAAGCTAAATTTTTAAGAGCTTACTACTATTTTGAATTAGTTACTGTATTTGGTGATGTACCTTTATGGTTAGTACCTCCAACTGGTTTAACAGATGGTATGCCTAGAAGTCCAAAAGCTGATGTTTATGCTCAAATTGAGAAAGATTTAAGCGAAGCAATTAGTGTATTACCGAATAAATCTTCATTTGAAGGTACTGCTGATGCTTTTAGAGCAAATAAGCAAGCTGCTCAAGGTTTATTAGGTAAAGTAAGAGTATATAAAGGAGATTATACAAATGCTATTGGTCCTTTAGAAAGTGTTATTCAAACAGAAGGTTCAGAGGTAGGCTTAGAGCCAAACTTTTCAACTTTATCTTTACAAAGTACTGAATTTGGCAAAGAATCATTGTTTGAGGCGTCATTCATTTCTAACGGTGATAACTGGGGAAATACAACTTGGAATAGAGATGCTCATGATAACAGACATGTTCAATTATCTGGACCAAGATCTTTAGATGTAATCGAAGATGTTGTTCCTGAAGAAGATGCAAAACTAATTGCCGGTTGGGGATTTTTACCTCCTACACAATCTTTATTTGATGCTTTTGAAGCAACTGATGGACGTAGAAATGCAACTGTTTTAGATGCTGAAGGTTTAAAAAAACTGTACGGTCAAAAATTTAATGATGGTTGGGATACAGAAGGTTTAGTGAGAGCTAAGTATACAACTTTTGAATCTGAAACTACAGGTGAAGGTGGTGCAACTCCTGAATTAAACTACACAGTAAACTGGAGATTATTACGTTATTCTGATGTTCTATTATTAGCAGCAGAAGCTTATTATAGAGAAGGTAGAGAAACTGATGCTAGAAATATGCTTAACAAATTAAGACAAAGAGCGGGTGGTTTAGCGGATTATGATGCTACAGTATCTGGTGCA
This region includes:
- a CDS encoding RagB/SusD family nutrient uptake outer membrane protein; protein product: MKIYKFKKLLTVLAATAMLSSCSSEFLEVEPYGKSEASTYYQTEEQLQLGLVAAYDLLSSDQMNGWNSPFVIKNLPSDGLNCGGSSAGDQPQLQEIDDFRWHAENLAVRSVYQTNYFGIYRTNQIITNVTDAQSDLMKRMVGEAKFLRAYYYFELVTVFGDVPLWLVPPTGLTDGMPRSPKADVYAQIEKDLSEAISVLPNKSSFEGTADAFRANKQAAQGLLGKVRVYKGDYTNAIGPLESVIQTEGSEVGLEPNFSTLSLQSTEFGKESLFEASFISNGDNWGNTTWNRDAHDNRHVQLSGPRSLDVIEDVVPEEDAKLIAGWGFLPPTQSLFDAFEATDGRRNATVLDAEGLKKLYGQKFNDGWDTEGLVRAKYTTFESETTGEGGATPELNYTVNWRLLRYSDVLLLAAEAYYREGRETDARNMLNKLRQRAGGLADYDATVSGAALFDAIVNERRVELAFEGTRYWDLVRWGLAEQELGDLGFVSGKHELFPIPLDEINGNPGITEADQNPGY